The DNA window TTTGGCCCTAACCCGGGCGCGCGACCCGGCCCGccaggggatccgcgtgtttttgcttGGAGGGGCTATTTGCATGTTCAGCCCCTCCGCTTTTACGCATTAATGCAATCCGaccttcatttattttatattttctccCCACGAATTTTTGGCCTATTTCATTTTGGTCCGCGCTTAAACATTGCGCTTTGGCCTGGAAATATTGCCTAGTTAGTCCCTCATGTCTTAAGCGCGCTACATTTCAGCCCCTAACCCaactttattacttatttttgAATTTGTCCCCAAGTTTTAGCCcgatttcaatttaatcctcggCCTATTAaacctcaaattttattttatgtatttatttttttttaaaagaagagaaaatcagttttatctaatattttatttaatattatttatttattttcaattttttgttcaACTtacattatttcatattttatttattattctttttttatattggTTTGTGTATTTTACTCTTGTCATTATTATTactttatcatttcattatttatttatttgtcatctttaataatttcaaaatttagatttattattatggttattgtTCTTGTTATTATTATGGTTATATTGTCATTGGCATAATTGTTCTTGTTAAAGCATGTTAATATTGGAATTTATTAGAACCAACGATATGTGTATTCTTTGATGCATAGCATGCCACGATTATTTTAAACCTATTTCGCATCATTGTTGTTAGTCATGTACGACCccctttaaaaaaatgatttcttttttaaTGTCATCAAAATGCGTATTCTATTTTCAAATATTCCATTAATATTCAttcaaattcgaaaaaaattataagtaaggcaatattttacatttggaaattcgagaaaatgtgccccaacgtgttgggtttcgatttctcgttcgaccaaatagccaaatatcccttttaaactttcaaagtaaggcaatattttgcgtttggaaattcgggagaacgtgccctaacgtgctgggtttcgatttctcgttcgaccaaatagccaaatatcctatTAAATCTAAATCCATcttattcaagtttttttttaatacaaggatcattttttaaagatttttcaaagtttccaaTCTTCGACATTAacacattaactaatcaactaggaaCCAATTTTTtgacgttacgagggtgctaatccttcctcgtacgtaaccgactcccgaacccatttttctaaatttcgtggactaaaatcgttgttttaataaaattaaatagtttattaaaaacaaccacttttcaaggtgatttgatcacaccttatcaaaaaggattggtggcgactcccgttttcgttttcgttttcaaaatccaagtcgaccacattttataaaaaaatggtgtcaacaatatgTAGTGGACGGATGAAGCTTAATCCCTAACTATTTAAATAAAGCCTACCAAAATAAACTGATTAAGACCTTATCTCTATCAGAAATGATGCATTCAGGAACTTCATGAAGCTTGTAATTTTGGTCAAGGTACTGTTGAGCTACAATAAGAGTAGTAAAGGGGTGTGACAGTGCTAAAAAGTGTCTATATTTAGTGAGTTTGTCAACCAAAACAAGAATGGTGTCCTTCCCTTTTGATATAAGTAGGCCTTCAACAAAGTTTAAGCTCATAGCTGCCCAAGCACGATCAGGAATGGGAAAAGGTTGTAACAGCCCTAGAGATACTGAGGTGTCATACTTGCATCTTGGACAAACAATACACTCTTTCACCCACTGTTTCACATATTTTGAAAGGCATTTCCAATACAAAAGCCCTGAAATTCTATACCTGGTTGCATGTACTCTTGAATGTCCCCCTATAGCTTCATCATGGAACAAATCAAAAAGATTCTTCCTCAATTCGAGATTCTACCACACTActactttccctttttttcttaagATTTTTCCATCCCATAAGTACTTTAGATGAAGTTGAGGCTTGTGTTGCAGGTCTAGATAGATTTGTTGTAATATAGGGTCAGTGAAGTAGAATCAATGGTTTGACCCCGTACCTCAGACCAAGAAATGCTGCCAATACATTGTAACAGTTGGCCCTCATGTGAATGATCCCTTCTGGATAGTGCACCAACTACTATATTATGTCCCCCTTGTTTATAGGTGATTATGTAATCATATCCAAGCATTTTGGCCACCCATTTTTGCTGATAAGGTGTAATGGTCTGTTTGTCAAAGAGAAAGCGCAGACTTTGGTGGTAAGTTTTGATGTAAAAATGCCTGCCCACCAAGTAGGGGTGCCATTTTTTGATAGCAAGCAAGACTACTAAATTTTCCTTGTCATAGATTGACAAAGCTTGGTGCTTGATCCCTATGCCCttactaaaataagcaataggtttgCCTTTCTATTGTAGTACTACTCCCAACGCTAACCACAAGCATCAATCTCAACACAAAactcttctttaaaatttagtagAACCAGTACTGGTGCTTGAGTTACTGCTGCTTTGAGTTGTTCAAAGGCTATTTGTTCACTGTCAAACCACTGTTAAAAAACCTCTTTCTTTAGCAAGGTTGTTAAAGGCTTAGCTAATACTCCATAATGTCTTATAAATTATCTGTAGTATCCAGATAACCCAAAAAATCCCCTCAAGTCCTTTACTGAAGTAGGTGGGGGCCAATTCAGAACCCTTTCAACCTTTGTTGGGTCTATAGAAACTGATCCTCCAAATATTATGTGCCCCAAATACTCCACATAAGTAGTACCAAAAGAAAACTTCCCTTCTTGACATACAACTAATGTTGCCTCAAAATGCTCAAAACCTTCCTCAAATGCCTCAAATGTGCTGATCAGTTAGCAGAATACACCAAAATGCCATAAAAAACTAGAATGGATTTCATCAACAAATGTTTAAAAATGTTATTCATTAAAGACTAAAAGCTGGAAGATGCAttggttaagccaaatggcataaccagaaactcataatgaccctcatgagtcctaaatgttgtcttatGGATGTCTCTCTCCCATATTATGATTTGATGATAACCAAATCTCAagtccaattttgaaaaataagcAGCTTGTCCCAATTCATCAAGGAGTTCCTCAATTACTGGTATTGGGAATTTGTCTTTTATAGTCAGTTGGTTGAGTTGTCTATAATCCAAACATAACTTCCAATtatcatccttctttttcaccaAAACAATTGGTGATGCAAAAGGACTATTACTATCCCTCACTATCCCAGCTTGTAGCATTTCTTAAAGAaacctttttatttcattcttcTAAACAGTAGGATATTGATAAGGTCTGATTTTGATCACTTGGGATTCATTTTGAAGAGGTATTATGTGATCTTGCATTCTAATAGGTGGTAGTCCTATAGGGAGTTGAAACACATCAACAAACTCAACTAGGAGCAGCTCAATATCCTAATACAATGGCTAAAATGGTAAGGACAAAGCTACCTGAGTGGTGGTAGTTAGTAACATTGGAGTAGGACCCTGACCCAATAAACTAAAACACTTGGACAACTATGTACCAGACAAAATCTGAATACCACCATAGGGAATTCCTTGAAGAGTACAAGTCTGCCCCAAATGTTCAAACTACATGGTCAGAGAAGAAAAATTCCAAATAATGGACCTTAGGAATGGAAGCCACTAGATACCAATGACTAAATCACACCCCTTAACAGGTAAAACCATAAATTCAGTGAAGAATTTATACCCCTGTGCTTCCCAGGCCATTGATCGACAAACCCCTTGAGTTGCTAGTTGCACACCATTAGCAACCATTACTTTGAGCTTGCAGGTAGGATCTACTGGTAGTTGTAGCTTTCTCACCAACCTAGAATCTACAAAGTTGTAAGTACCACCAGAATTAACAAGAATAATAGCCTCCATGTGACCAATTTTAGCTAAAAACTTTATCATATTATGACTTTGAGATCCATTAAGGGCATTTAAGGACAACACTAGAGCTACTAAGTCAGATTCATCTTTTGTGGTTTCCAACTTCACAGGACAGTCTTGGAACTCTTCAGGAGAAGGAATTTGGAGCTCACTTGCTGGCTTAGTGGAAGCCTCAATCACCAGTTGATATAGCTGTGATTTAACATATTTATGCCCTGGTGTATATTTGAATGCACACCAATAACATaaccttttctttcttctatcaTCCGTTTTAGATTGGGAGATGGCCTTAGAAGGATTTTTGTTATTAGGAACCATAGGAGTATGGCCCCTTGAAGCAATAGAATTCTCAGGTTGGTGTATGCTTTAACAGGAGAAAACAAGGGTTTAGAGTAACTAGAGTGTCCCTCTATAGGAGTAGTCTTCTAAGGAACAGTGCTTACAATATCCTCCATTTGAAGAGAAATTGTTAACCCTTCTATTAAGGTTGTGGGTTTAAATAACTTCAAATGTTGTCCAATCTCAGGTTTATGGTTGTAAACAAATATGCTTAATGCATAACTTTCTAGTAATGCAATTGGTTCAAGAGACTTACAAAGTTATCATGATAGTGCTCAACTGTGCTTGTTCGAATGGTCATGCTCAATCTGGAAGGTAGATTTACCAACATTCTCAGCCTAAAAAAACTATTCTAGTTTGGACcaccaaattcaaaaatttttccCATCAAATCGAGGACATTGTAACTAAAACATTTTTCCAATAGAATCTACTATGCTAACTCAAGAGGGAGTGCCCAAGTGGCCCACCTCAGTTGTTGGTGACATAGCCAAACTGTCCTTAGGTGGAAACCCTGGTGGGGGTGTTCCTAGGAGTCCATTGCCTCGATCTTGACCCATTCCGTGAGCACTAGTAGATGACGATCCAAAGTACTGCTCAAAGAAAAAATGCAGCTCAGATTTGATTTCTCTTCTGATTTCACCTTTGAACTCTTCGCGGAAGTCCTTGAACTATGAATCTAACTTGGCATCCAATTTGCTATCAAGCTGAGAAAATTCACGTTGCAACAAGCCCATGTTCTTCTGTAGATACGTAGTGATTCCATCATTGGCCATGAGAATCGTGTGGCTTTGATACCTTTGATGAGGGAAGAAGATTCGAGTAAAAAAAATGAAGGAAGAAGGAAGAAATAGAAAGAAGAGAGAATGAGAATTCAaagagaagaaatgaaaaagaaaaccatatataatttcataactgCCTCACCCTTCTCTGATTGGTCCATAAAAAGGTGAGTAATGGACAGAATTTAACAACCTGGCAATAACAGAAATAAGCTCAATACGCACCCGTTTAACTTGTATGACTACTAACCCTAAACTCACCGTTTTAAGTATTGATCAATTCCCCCCTTACACGCACTGTTTTCATTAGAATACTAAAGTCCCAAAACGCAGTGTTTTGCTACAGTACTAAAATTAACAGAATTACAAAAATAGCTAACTGTTGTTACTAATTATTCCATATCATACCCATACCATATCCATAAGAAAAATAATGATTAAttgaatattcaaaatttaaaattttactactCTAAAATATATTGAAACTAATTTTAAGGGCTAAGTGGTTTGCCTCACTTTGGGGTaaacttgaattttgatttccatCTTAATTCGACTTGTTTTGCTgtctataaataataaataataaataatattttatattttatatttttataatttaattaaaattaaaatattttaaaacaataaaatataataactttAGAACCGAATATCCACCCCAATCATTAACACCTTTACTTATGATTTATTtgaagtgaaataaaaaaataagaatatttatttttaattaagaaattatttatcatttaatttattttaatttcaatgaaattaataagttggtttattattttaaaggggTTTTTTTATAAAGGAAAGGATAAGGAGTGTTTAAGGAATGAATTCAAAATGtgatttctttttgagtaaattacatcaacagtcactcaactttgataTAGTTGACTAAATAGTCACtctaatttcaattcaatcactcaaattttaaaaaataacaaatcagttCTCTAACCATTTTTCGTTAAGATGTAACAGAAAAGTGACCTGGCATTTAACCGGCCACCGCGTTATTTTGaacctaaaatatatataagggtaaattacaccaacaatcactcaactttgatCTCAATGACAAAAAAATCACTCAAATTTGATCTCaatgacaaaacagtcactcaactttcaaaacaGCCAcccaattttcaaaaaataacaaatatgtcctactaactttcaaaaagtcagacacccaaaaagaaaaagaaataaaacccTTGAATGAATTTTTCTTGTTTAGGAAGAAAGTTGAAAACCATGACGCGATTCAAATCCCTTTCCAAGGACTGGGCTTACCTCACCTCTACCCCAACTTTCGTTGCTGACCATCTCCGCCGCTCTTCTTCTAATCTATATCTCATCCTCTTTTGCTACAATACCTAGTCCAATTTTGACTTTGGGATCTTCGCTGCTCTTCTTCTAATCTATCTCTCATCCTTTTTTGCTATAATACCTAGTCCAATTTTGACTTTAGGATCTTGTTAATCACTGACCGGACCCAAAATTTCACTTGTGATTttgtttatgattttgttttatgcAACTTGATAATGTTGGCAATGGAGTTAGTGTTGTTTAGCTTAATCGACGACCCTTTTGTTTATATCATCATATCTTATGAAGATCTAGACAAATCCGAGTTGTTTTGGTTCTTGAGTCGCTTGAATGTTGCTTTAGAGGATTTTCTCCTTACCAGTTTGGTTGTGGGTACTGATAGTTTGACCTAAAATTGTCTGCAATCCCATTTCGATTTGGTTTTTTCAGAGTTAATGGCTTTGGGCAGCAGAAAAAGACAATCGAATCCCAATTGTGGTGGCTCCTCTATTTGAGGgttgaaaaagaataaaagaggATAGGTTGGTGGTTTGGAGGTCAACGACGGTGACGCCAAAGATGGTTGTGATGGAGGCGGCGACAGCGAGATTGTTGggataaagaagaagaagtatAAACATATTGGGTCATTTACGTAAAAAGTAAAAACATTGGGTCATTTATTAAAAAGACGGAAAAGGAAAGACGAAaaaaaatagtcactcaactttgtcTTGTCTAACGTGGTAAGTTAACTACCCATATCAACTAGTTTACTGGCCACGTCACCTTTCCCATTAGACCTATAACGGAAAATGTTAATGAGTGACTGATATATAATTTTTCGATAACGTTAGtgactgatttgttattttttgaaagttgagtgactaaattgaaactttGTCTCATCCAACGTGGTAAGTTAAATTTGCCACGTCAGCTAGTTAACTGGCCACGTCACCTGTCCCGTTAGGCCTGTAACGAAAAATGTTAATGAgtgactgatttgtcactttttgaTAACGTTAATgactaatttgttattttttgaaagttgagtgactgaattgaaatcAGAGTGACTATTTAGTCAACTgcatcaaagttgagtgactattggtgtaatttaccctttctttttaatataaatatttttccaTTATACCATAGACTCCATTAACCATCATTTAAAATTGaaaagggtaaactatcaaaatagtcagtTTTATTTacttcagattacattttagccttttatgtttgaaatattatgttttagtcacttacattgttgtgttgtaacattttactcACTAAGCCGTTAATTTCTGTTAAAGATGTAACGGTAAGCTACGTGGCAcgttaatcataattttaaacaaaaatttttggttaaattatacaattggtccctatttttttttgttttgagcaatttaatttgtttcttttatgctcttttaactttcttttcgtttccattctcttctgcttctcattttgttttcctcccttctctatTTCTCTTAACATaacttttctatgttttccattttttAAAACATCCGCGCATATAGGTTAAGCTCTTTAGTTTGACATTTTTTGTTTCTTACTTTTGAGAATCATAAGAAGGAAGGGAGTTCAAGGGGCACAATCGGGCCCGGTTCTTGACTAGATGCAGAAGGTAAGAATTACGGTTAATGTGGCAAGGGGCTTGGAATATTTGCACGAGAAGGTTCAACCTTCGATTATCTATAAAGATGTCAAATATAGCAATGTCCTTCTTTTTGAAGACTTCAAAGTGAAGATTGCAAATTTTAACCTCTCAAACCAAGCTCCCAACATGGCTACTCGTCTTCACTCTACTCGTGCTTTGGGAACCTTCGGCTATCATGCACCTGAGTATGCTATCTTAAGCTGCTTTATATCATTGTTCATTTCTTTTTCGAACCAACCAGTCATTGCCAGTTGTTGACATAAATAATTGAAGGGAGGAAAACACAAAGGGAaatagaagagaatgaaaaagaaaagaaaagaaaaaggaaatttaaaataacataaaaggaaaaaaaattaaaattgctcaaaacaaaaaaatatagggaccaattatataatttgtccaaatattttcatttgaaatgatgatttaaagtGTTACGTCAGTTTACAGTTACATTGTTAACAACAACTAACaacttagtgactaaaatattacaacacaataatgtaagtgactaaaacgtaacatttcaaacacaaatgactaaaatataatctgaggcaaacaaaagtgactattttgatagtttacccaatttaaaaataatttatttaaaaataatattcatttgctttttactatttttttagaCTAATAACTTTAAATagtattcttttttttattttcaagaaaaattagaTTAAACTTTATTTTGAAGTAGGGCAAAGGTTCTTTAtagaataggagaaagaaaatgtcaatTATTTGTGATGTTTCTTAATATTGTTTGAACTAGATCGGTTTATCAATTAGATTGAGTATCATCCAATATATTGAATTTAGAGAGAGACAAAAAATCGATTGACGGTATTTTATTGTTCATTTAAGCCCGCCTAAAAAATTGGTTGActagtttttataaaattttaataacttttttagatgtttatttattttaaactggATAGACCAATAGGATTGAAAACCAGTGATCTATCCCactgaattgatttaaaaaatattgatattttcattatatattttcattgtttctataataaaaaatgaaaccatttagtatttttgatatataCAAACAAATCAAAACTCTAAAACCAAATATTTTCTTAACTCAAcaataaaatattacattttttttaaaagcctactatttttatttgaatttaaactACATTTTGATATTCTATTATATTGCGATTCTTAGGCTTCTTAAGATTTGGCCGAACCCATGTTTCAATGTTTGTGTGTGCAATTTCACCATTATATTCCTCTTggatggcatgacatattttcaaagcattggcttctaattttttattgaaagatAAAGAGTACCGATGGAGAAAAACCATTGTAGTAACCACTTCTTTCCAACTTTATTCCTCTCATGAGTTTATAATaactaaatatattaaataatataaatataactttaataattatagaaagtatttatgttttaaaccttgtaatatgaattttatttttatataacatcctaataaattataaatttattatcataaatatatttttatttattatttaagaaaaatagtcttaatttatgatttataaattggCCAAGGTATCAGATACTCGATTGGCGTCTCTAACAATATGATGGAAGGAGACCTGCCTCCAAAAATCTTGTATCGACAGGTCCAAAGCAATGGAGTTGACATAATCATCAGACTCATGAATCATTTGGATAGCCAGCAAGCTATTTTCAAGCGCCACATGATGGAATCCTGCATCCCTCGCTAGGAGGAGGGCATCATGAATTGCCCATAGTTCCACATGTAACACGGAACAACTCTACAGAAATCGAGTGAAATCAGTAGTCCACTCCCCTCGTGATCTCGAACTACCCTTCCAATAGAAGCGTAATTTCCACTACACGCCGTGCCTGCATCACAATTTTCCTTCGGAAACTGCCAAACCAGTTAAGAGGCTGCTTGTTACCGGAAGTAGACAAGATGTGCCTCGTCTAGACACGACCCTAGCAAACAATATCAGAGACAAACAAAGTATCGAGATTCAAGTATAATCCATAGATAGcctatttatttttcctttactttttaattaaataattggttTGGCTAAATTTACTATTGATAAGGTTGAGAGAAtatttagttttagatttttttgtatattttaaattttagttatatatatattactgaataaattcaatttttattgtaAAAAGTAGTAAAAACAACACTAGATAATGGTGTCTTCTCTCCTATTCAATAGAGTACACTTGAAAAAATTTTGCATCTCCTAAATCAAATTTAACctgatttattaaataatttcttatacatagaaatttaaaataaaataaggaaaaaaaacaaaagatcaATTATATACACAAACAACCGAAATTTGCATGACATCAGAACCTGAATTCAAATTCAATGACCAAAATCCCTACCCTCGTCTCCAAATTATGAAATACGAAAATTTAACCCTGCTcactttcatttttattattattagggtgagatttaattaaatttaagggggagcaaaattaaagtaaattttaaaGGGAATAAAGTTAAAACTTCCATCCAACTAGCAGTAGATTACATAAAACTAACAACACCCACCCCCACCCCccacccccccccccccaaaaaaaagtttataagAATTTCACTGCCCCCTAAGCTTTAAATCCATCATCTCAGACAAAGGCAGATCCTTGCTATTTTGGTACATCACCTTACAGGCTATGTCTGAACTATAATGTAGTAATGCTAAAAGTAAAGAGTTGCGGGAACATGAAACATATTAGAACTGAAACTCAGTTGAGCCAATGAGTTAAGGGAGTGGATGATGGGGCTCAGATCTAAGACAACGCAACTGATGCCTATAACTTCTCTACTAATTTACATTATACATGGCCGCACTCAGCCTTGATAATCTTCTCAAGGAAATATAACGTTGATGACCTGTTGTATCGGTTGACAGGTTGGACCTAAAATCCAATACCAAAATACTATTTTCATGACCCTTTCCAAGTAGTATAATATATGATTTTTCAGGCAAAGCTTACTGTCGAGGTACAGCTGGTGTTGACTGAGGGTTTTGCCCGTAAAACCCCATACCTGGTGGCCAGTAAAATCCCCCAGTGGCTGGCTGCTGCTGCTGAGGCTGGGATTGCGGCTGCTGCTGAGGCTGAGACTGTGGCTGTGGCTGTGGCTGCTGCGAAGACTGAGACTGAGACTGAGGTGGTTGTGGAGGCTGTAGTGGCTGAGAAGCAGGCCTAGCTAAATTCATTGCTATATGTGGGGGAAGAGGAGGAGGTGGTGGCAGCGTGTTTGCTCCATATCCGTAAGGCATCACCCCCATCATCATACCAGTTGACTGCATATATTGACTTCCTGAAGGATTTGCAGGAGAGAGAGGGGGAGGTGGAGCAGAAGCAAAGGGAGCTTGAATCTGGTTGCCTTGAGACATTGGTTGCATACCAGTTGATGGTGCAAGTGGCATGTTGTTAATTGCCTGCTGCTGTAAAGGGTTGAAATGAGTTGTGCTTGGGATGTCTGAAGCATCTGATACAGGCATTGGTTTCTCAAGTTTGGGGCGCTTTTCTGGAGGAAACATTGATAACCCTGATGTGAACCCACCGGATTTTAAGCTACCATTCATAGAGGCAGCTTCTTCTGCAACAAGGGACGAAAGTACAGATGTAAGCATCTGAGCAGAAGATGTTGAAGCAGCAAGCTTAGCAGCGACAGCAGCAGCTGCTGCTTTCTTATTATCTTCTTCGGTCGTTTTTGAAGGTGCAAATGAAATCATAGGCTGTTGAAGAAGCGGTTGAGGTAGAGTGCCAGATGGCTGAGCTGAAGGAAGGTTCTGTTCACTCACAGCTACAGCCTCACCTGTAGGGATAGATGTAGTAGTTACATGGCCATGCACAGAGGGTAAAGTCAGCCTCTTCCTTAAATTGCTTCCTTGCTCAATCTGACCACGAGCAACCTGTACAAACATCATCAGTTTCTTGTCATTTTCTTCCTACGTGCTGCAATTTAACATCAAACAACATAAGCAACTCGTAACCTATTGGGCAATGCACATTTTGTCAGATGCACATATGGCACACTTAGGTTGTGCTTTGTTGGGTGGAAAACTGGAGGGATTGAAGGAGGGGAAggaaaagtggaaagaaaataaattttaagcgtGCTTGGTTGGGAAGaaagtgagaggaaagaaaataggagagATTAACATTTTCCAtcttaatgcataaaaatcaatTCTTCCAAATTGGAATAATGAGCGGAGAGAAAATGAAAGAGAGGTGTATGTTAATTctaaattatgcatttttcaattttttccttccatttttcaactctaccaaaCAATGTGGGAAAGAAAAAAgtaattttctttccttttttccatctttcctaccaagcacacctatggaaagaaaaattatgTTATACATCCTTTTAGGTTTCTACCCCAAATTTTCTTTCCACTCTACCAAGCAAAGCCTTAGATTCacttttttttaaggaaaaatgtctgattgaatttcattttaacttctttaattttttttttcaccatATATCTATAAAAGGATAACATCAAACTTTGTTTTTAATGTTTGAATATTCAATAACATGGGACTTCTTTTTTGTACAACTTTGGATTTAGGAAAAATTCATTAGCACACACTCCATCAACAAGTTTTATTCCCATCTATCTACAGAAAATGGTTCCCAGTTGTTACTAGGGAGAGTCACTTTTGTGATCCTTTCCAATATTAGCAAATAAGTCAAACTGCAAAATTGCAGTTTTAGAAGATCTAAACAGACAAAAACCAGTAAATTTAAAATCTATTCAATGCAAATTATCAACTCAAGCAATTTGTTACAAAGAATGCAATTCTTACCTGAAGCTGACTACAAATAAGCTCCAGCTTTGATTCCtgaaaaactataaattattgAGTACTGAACAAGGAAAAACGTTTCCAAACTCAATTTCCAACTCAAGAAGACATGATAGTAATGAAAGCATACTTGTTCCTGAAGTGCTTCTTTAAGTTGAAAAATCAAGGCAGCCCTGGTTGTTTCAATGCTTTCAAGTTGTTCAACACATTGGCGGAGAGCATTTTCTTGCAGCTGTAGCTCATCTAGCAAAGCAGATCCATTCTGATTCCCTAACCGAAATCAAATACATGCA is part of the Gossypium hirsutum isolate 1008001.06 chromosome D11, Gossypium_hirsutum_v2.1, whole genome shotgun sequence genome and encodes:
- the LOC107948935 gene encoding histone acetyltransferase KAT6A, giving the protein MSNDVFDGQILTEKLSKLNNSQQSIESLSRWCITHRKKAKQIVETWDKLFNSSQKERRVSFLYLANDILQNSRRKGSEFVNEFWKVLPVALKHVYDDGDEYGKKAVARLVDIWEERKVFGSRGQNLKDEMLGKNPAPPPPAPVAVNNGKGSNPIKIVKRDAHAVRIKLAVGGLPEKILTAYQSVLEDNPSEDTVLNKCNAAVQNLSKLEENAESSLAQGNQNGSALLDELQLQENALRQCVEQLESIETTRAALIFQLKEALQEQESKLELICSQLQVARGQIEQGSNLRKRLTLPSVHGHVTTTSIPTGEAVAVSEQNLPSAQPSGTLPQPLLQQPMISFAPSKTTEEDNKKAAAAAVAAKLAASTSSAQMLTSVLSSLVAEEAASMNGSLKSGGFTSGLSMFPPEKRPKLEKPMPVSDASDIPSTTHFNPLQQQAINNMPLAPSTGMQPMSQGNQIQAPFASAPPPPLSPANPSGSQYMQSTGMMMGVMPYGYGANTLPPPPPLPPHIAMNLARPASQPLQPPQPPQSQSQSSQQPQPQPQSQPQQQPQSQPQQQQPATGGFYWPPGMGFYGQNPQSTPAVPRQ